One Brassica napus cultivar Da-Ae chromosome A5, Da-Ae, whole genome shotgun sequence DNA window includes the following coding sequences:
- the LOC111215526 gene encoding cytochrome P450 76C3 has translation MELSIIPAVVTVLFFLVTLFFFSTARNRRNSSYGGNGQGSLPPGPPGLPLVGNIFQLGFNPHRSLAVFSKTYGPIMSLKLGRSTAVVISSPEAAKEALKTHDHVMSARTFNDPIRAFDHHKHSVVWIPASARWRFLKKIIVQNLLSPQNLDGIQSIRIRKVEELLSLVNTFCERGEAIDMARASFITSFNIISNALFSVDLATYNSNSSSFEFHETVVHLMEICGKPNAGDFFRFLRFLDLQGSRKESTLCIEKLFRVFQEFIDDRVAKRLSQTGASSNDMLDALLDIKQQNQEEITINDMKHLFLDLFVAGTDTNSSTMEWAMTELLRNPEKMVRAQCEIRQVIGENGVVQESDISKLSYLLAIVKETLRLHPPAPLIPRKSESDVQIFGFFVPKNSQVLVNVWAMGRDSNVWENPMKFEPERFLLREIDVRGKDFELLPFGSGRRMCPGISMSLKTTPMVLASLLYSFDWKLQDGIVPGNMDMSEVFGLTLHKAKPLCIVPIKKPTSSS, from the exons ATGGAACTCTCAATAATTCCGGCCGTGGTTACGGTCCTCTTTTTTCTTGTaactctcttctttttctccaCCGCAAGAAATCGGAGGAACTCCAGCTACGGCGGCAATGGCCAAGGCTCACTTCCGCCGGGTCCTCCGGGACTCCCATTGGTGGGAAACATATTCCAACTCGGCTTCAATCCTCACCGTTCACTTGCTGTCTTTTCGAAAACATATGGACCTATAATGAGTTTAAAGCTTGGAAGGTCAACCGCAGTGGTTATATCTTCACCAGAAGCAGCTAAAGAGGCACTTAAAACACACGACCATGTCATGTCTGCTCGAACCTTTAACGACCCGATCCGAGCCTTTGACCATCATAAACATTCCGTTGTTTGGATTCCTGCATCGGCTCGTTGGAG GTTTCTGAAGAAGATAATAGTGCAAAATTTATTATCACCGCAAAACCTAGACGGTATTCAATCTATAAGGATAAGAAAGGTGGAGGAACTTCTGAGCTTAGTAAACACATTTTGCGAGAGAGGAGAGGCTATAGACATGGCTCGTGCTTCCTTCATCACATCTTTCAATATAATCTCAAATGCTCTATTTTCCGTTGATTTGGCCACGTATAACTCTAACTCGTCGTCTTTCGAGTTCCACGAAACGGTGGTTCACCTTATGGAGATCTGTGGGAAACCCAACGCAGGAGACTTTTTCCGGTTTCTGAGGTTTCTTGATTTACAAGGAAGTCGAAAAGAGTCAACGCTCTGCATAGAGAAGCTATTTAGGGTTTTCCAAGAATTCATTGATGATCGTGTGGCCAAAAGATTGTCTCAGACAGGGGCGTCGAGTAACGATATGTTAGATGCCCTTCTCGATATTAAACAGCAAAACCAAGAAGAGATCACCATTAATGATATGAAGCACTTGTTTCTC GATTTGTTTGTTGCTGGCACGGATACAAACTCTAGTACAATGGAGTGGGCAATGACGGAGCTACTCCGTAACCCGGAGAAGATGGTCAGAGCTCAGTGTGAGATACGGCAAGTGATAGGTGAAAACGGTGTCGTTCAAGAATCTGATATTTCTAAGCTGTCTTACTTGCTAGCAATTGTGAAAGAGACTCTTCGATTGCATCCTCCAGCTCCTTTGATCCCACGAAAATCTGAATCTGATGTCCAAATCTTTGGTTTCTTCGTTCCAAAGAACTCTCAG GTTCTCGTGAACGTTTGGGCAATGGGACGAGACTCGAACGTGTGGGAGAATCCAATGAAGTTCGAGCCAGAGAGGTTCTTGTTGCGTGAAATCGATGTAAGAGGCAAAGACTTCGAGCTGTTACCGTTTGGATCAGGAAGAAGGATGTGTCCGGGAATCTCAATGTCATTGAAGACAACGCCTATGGTGCTTGCCTCTCTTCTCTACTCCTTTGACTGGAAACTTCAAGACGGCATCGTCCCTGGAAACATGGACATGAGTGAGGTCTTTGGTCTTACTTTACATAAAGCCAAACCTCTCTGCATTGTACCCATAAAGAAACCTACATCATCGTCTTAA
- the LOC106454610 gene encoding probable carboxylesterase 8, whose translation HFTHTHTLHHRNYLHLNSDGSLTRHRDFPKLPPTEHSKDIPLNPNNKTFIRLFKPRNIPPPETKLPILIYFHGGGFILYSAASAPFHESCTKMADRLQTMILSVEYRLSPEHRLPAAYDDGVDAISWLRDQARNGGDRDTWLSDVDFSRCFVMGSSSGGNIVYSVALRVAEADLSPVKIRGLIMNQAFFGGVEPSDSESRLKDDRICPLTATHLPWSLCLPHGVDRDHVYSNPIKSSGAEEREKMGRFPSTLINGYGGDPLVDRQRDVAEMLKARGVHVETRFDKDGFHACELFDENKAKALYDTVEGFMKSCSMTAPSSNM comes from the coding sequence CacttcacacacacacacacactccaCCACAGAAACTATCTCCATCTCAACTCAGATGGGTCCCTCACCAGACACCGTGACTTCCCCAAACTACCCCCGACCGAACACTCCAAAGACATCCCTCTAAACCCAAACAACAAAACCTTCATCCGTCTCTTCAAGCCCCGCAACATCCCCCCGCCGGAGACCAAACTCCCCATCCTCATCTACTTCCACGGCGGAGGTTTCATCCTCTACAGCGCCGCCTCCGCTCCTTTCCATGAATCCTGCACCAAAATGGCCGACCGTCTCCAGACCATGATCCTCTCTGTCGAATACCGCCTATCCCCAGAGCACCGTCTCCCGGCGGCGTACGACGACGGCGTCGACGCCATCTCATGGCTCCGAGACCAAGCTCGCAACGGAGGGGACCGTGACACGTGGCTGAGCGACGTTGATTTCTCGAGATGCTTTGTCATGGGATCGAGCTCCGGCGGGAACATCGTGTACAGCGTCGCGTTGCGCGTCGCGGAGGCGGATCTCTCTCCGGTTAAGATCCGAGGGCTGATAATGAACCAAGCTTTCTTCGGCGGCGTGGAACCGTCGGATTCGGAGTCGCGTCTCAAAGACGACAGGATCTGTCCGTTGACCGCGACTCACTTGCCTTGGTCGCTTTGTTTGCCTCACGGTGTGGATCGTGACCACGTGTACAGTAACCCGATCAAGAGCAGCGGggcggaggagagagagaagatgggGCGGTTTCCGTCGACTCTTATTAACGGTTACGGTGGTGATCCGTTGGTTGATAGGCAGAGAGACGTGGCGGAGATGCTGAAGGCACGTGGGGTTCACGTGGAGACGAGGTTTGATAAAGATGGGTTTCATGCGTGTGAGTTGTTTGATGAGAACAAAGCTAAGGCTTTGTATGATACAGTTGAGGGTTTTATGAAGAGTTGTTCGATGACTGCACCGTCGTCCAACATGTAG
- the LOC111215980 gene encoding probable carboxylesterase 9, producing the protein MSRDPVPAFDAYKHLNLSINPDGSCTRNFEYPIVDPDPSPSPGKLTASKDITINLETGVTVRIFRPTNLPSNDNTIARLPILIHLHGSGWVLYPANSPANSRGCSQMASELTVIIVSVNYRLAPENRLPTQYDDALEALLWVKRQAVDKTNGEPWLRDYADFSRCYIFGSSTGANLAFQLALRSLDHDLTPLKIDGSVFYQPFYGGKARTKAELKNFADPVMPVPAIDAMWELSLPKGVDRDHRYCNPVGYLPQKEKVGRLGRCLVIGYGGDTLVDHQQDFVEMLVTAGVRVEAKFDDAGFHGIELVDPRRAVALLNMIREFIN; encoded by the coding sequence ATGTCACGAGACCCAGTCCCCGCGTTTGATGCATACAAGCACCTCAACCTCTCAATCAACCCCGACGGCTCTTGCACTCGCAACTTCGAGTATCCAATAGTCGACCCCGACCCCTCCCCGTCCCCTGGAAAGCTCACCGCCTCCAAAGACATCACCATCAACCTCGAAACCGGCGTGACCGTGCGCATCTTCCGACCAACCAACCTCCCTTCCAACGACAACACCATCGCTCGCCTCCCGATCCTCATCCACCTCCACGGCTCCGGGTGGGTCCTCTACCCAGCCAACTCCCCCGCGAACAGCCGCGGCTGCTCCCAGATGGCCAGCGAGCTAACGGTGATCATCGTCTCCGTCAACTACCGTCTAGCTCCAGAGAACAGGCTCCCGACCCAATACGACGACGCATTGGAAGCTCTCCTCTGGGTCAAACGCCAAGCCGTCGACAAAACTAACGGCGAGCCGTGGCTCAGAGACTACGCCGACTTCTCGCGCTGCTACATCTTCGGCTCCAGCACCGGCGCCAACCTCGCTTTCCAGCTGGCGCTAAGGTCGTTAGACCACGACTTGACGCCGTTAAAAATAGACGGGAGCGTGTTTTACCAACCGTTCTACGGCGGGAAAGCTAGGACGAAGGCCGAGCTTAAAAACTTCGCCGACCCGGTGATGCCGGTGCCGGCGATAGACGCCATGTGGGAGCTTTCTCTGCCTAAGGGCGTTGATAGGGATCACAGGTACTGTAATCCGGTGGGTTACTTGCCGCAGAAGGAGAAAGTGGGGCGTCTGGGACGGTGCTTGGTGATTGGTTACGGCGGAGACACGTTGGTTGATCATCAGCAAGACTTTGTGGAGATGCTGGTTACGGCTGGTGTTAGGGTTGAAGCTAAGTTTGACGATGCTGGTTTCCATGGGATCGAGCTCGTTGATCCACGGCGAGCCGTTGCTCTTCTTAATATGATCAGAgagtttattaattaa
- the LOC106450891 gene encoding histone deacetylase complex subunit SAP18-like isoform X2: MAETARRQGGGRPLPPPPARGVNQQPPRPKTEPVDREKTCPLLLRVFTKTGGHHTKEDYAVRGKEPKDEVQIYTWKDANLRELTDLVKEVSVAARRRDARLSFAFVYPDKNGRFIVRQVGQTMSYPNRKQPDDSKTLADLHFEIGDYLDVAIY; the protein is encoded by the exons atggctgAAACAGCGAGAAGACAAGGTGGTGGTAGGCCGTTGCCGCCGCCGCCTGCGAGAGGCGTTAATCAACAACCTCCTCGCCCTAAAACCGAACCTGTCGATCGCGAGAAG ACATGTCCCCTGCTTCTTCGTGTGTTCACCAAG ACGGGTGGTCATCATACGAAGGAAGATTATGCTGTGAGAGGCAAAGAGCCTAAGGATGAAGTTCAAATCTACACTTGGAAAGATGCTAATCTTCGCGAGTTAACAGATTTG gtCAAAGAAGTGTCTGTAGCAGCTAGGAGAAGAGATGCAAGGTTGTCTTTTGCGTTTGTTTATCCAGACAAGAATGGCCGCTTTATTGTCAGACAg GTTGGTCAGACGATGTCTTATCCAAACCGAAAGCAACCAGATGACAGTAAAACACTCGCTGACCTTCATTTCGAG aTTGGTGATTATCTGGATGTGGCTATCTACTGA
- the LOC106450891 gene encoding histone deacetylase complex subunit SAP18-like isoform X1 codes for MAETARRQGGGRPLPPPPARGVNQQPPRPKTEPVDREKTCPLLLRVFTKQTGGHHTKEDYAVRGKEPKDEVQIYTWKDANLRELTDLVKEVSVAARRRDARLSFAFVYPDKNGRFIVRQVGQTMSYPNRKQPDDSKTLADLHFEIGDYLDVAIY; via the exons atggctgAAACAGCGAGAAGACAAGGTGGTGGTAGGCCGTTGCCGCCGCCGCCTGCGAGAGGCGTTAATCAACAACCTCCTCGCCCTAAAACCGAACCTGTCGATCGCGAGAAG ACATGTCCCCTGCTTCTTCGTGTGTTCACCAAG CAGACGGGTGGTCATCATACGAAGGAAGATTATGCTGTGAGAGGCAAAGAGCCTAAGGATGAAGTTCAAATCTACACTTGGAAAGATGCTAATCTTCGCGAGTTAACAGATTTG gtCAAAGAAGTGTCTGTAGCAGCTAGGAGAAGAGATGCAAGGTTGTCTTTTGCGTTTGTTTATCCAGACAAGAATGGCCGCTTTATTGTCAGACAg GTTGGTCAGACGATGTCTTATCCAAACCGAAAGCAACCAGATGACAGTAAAACACTCGCTGACCTTCATTTCGAG aTTGGTGATTATCTGGATGTGGCTATCTACTGA
- the LOC111215528 gene encoding agamous-like MADS-box protein AGL6, which yields MGRGRVEMKRIENKINRQVTFSKRRNGLLKKAYELSVLCDAEVALIVFSSRGKLYEFGSVGVERTIERYHRCYNSSVTNNRPEESKQNWCQEVAKLKAKYESLVRTNRHLLGEDIGEMGVKQLQALERQLEAALTATRQRKTQVMMEEMEDLRKKERQLGDINKQLKIKFEAGGHAFKSFQDFWPNSAASMMAGDPNNSKFPVQPSHPDSVDRNTEPFLQIGFQQHYYVQGEGSSVPKSNVACETNFVQDWVL from the exons ATGGGAAGAGGGAGAGTGGAGATGAAGAGGATAGAGAACAAAATCAATAGGCAAGTGACCTTCTCAAAAAGAAGAAATGGTTTGTTGAAGAAAGCTTATGAGCTCTCTGTTCTCTGTGATGCTGAAGTTGCTCTCATCGTCTTCTCTAGCCGTGGCAAGCTCTACGAGTTCGGCAGTGTCGG AGTTGAAAGAACTATTGAACGGTATCATCGTTGCTACAACAGTTCTGTGACCAATAATAGACCTGAAGAGTCTAAACAG AACTGGTGTCAGGAGGTGGCAAAGCTGAAAGCCAAATACGAATCGCTTGTTCGCACTAATAG GCATTTGCTTGGAGAAGATATTGGAGAAATGGGCGTGAAGCAACTGCAAGCGTTGGAGCGGCAGCTGGAAGCAGCTCTTACTGCGACTCGACAACGGAAG ACACAAGTTATGATGGAAGAAATGGAAGATCTTCGGAAAAAG GAGCGGCAACTCggagacataaacaaacaacTCAAGATTAAG TTTGAAGCCGGAGGCCATGCTTTCAAATCCTTTCAAGACTTCTGGCCAAACTCGGCAGCATCGATGATGGCCGGTGATCCTAACAATTCTAAATTTCCGGTTCAGCCTTCTCATCCTGATTCAGTGGATCGCAACACCGAACCCTTTTTACAAATAGG GTTCCAACAACATTACTACGTGCAAGGTGAAGGGTCTTCGGTACCAAAGAGTAATGTGGCATGTGAGACTAATTTCGTCCAAGATTGGGTTCTTTGA